One Ignavibacterium sp. DNA segment encodes these proteins:
- a CDS encoding YCF48-related protein, with protein sequence MKHLIKLSVLILIFHYDIFPQEEWFWQNPLPQGNHIRDIIALDENNIVAGGLSGVLTKSTDSGLTWNISYISENIFFANLKYFDSVNYLFALAFDLSLSGTKLYKSEDIGLSWDSTFTFNNLYITDLDKNSEDVFYAIGSSGKIFRSTDSGYNWQNISSPTNKNLSGIQFFDDQNGCIIGNDGLILRTSDNGENWSIVQSGTNNDIAAIDFFDSMNGIAVGQNWNQSENTILKTTDGGLVWTKIAVSDTLQELLDVEFIDLQNIMIVGGNDDYFGGREPIALRSSDGGETWTDLSFQFLRGLNSISFINSNNAVCGGFAGGIYKTNDSGNNWIRLSSGFFPSFTDISTFDSSSFYTVGTDFYENETILLHTDNGGETWIKKNSPLIYSTASIDFLNENYGMIIGDYLIFYTEDGCSTWHQGTIPPNIYLNDVEIISSNKAFLSGYQGTLLKSTDGGSNWFSVNSNTSGNLEKIIFKDQSNGIIIANAGSSIITTDGGDNWNPINFSFGWLWNGTFFGNSNIALSGSGGKIYISKDAGQTWNEKIVAGSGTYISGIAFKDPLNGTAVGETGLILYTTDGGDTWNQQFSPTLIDFYDIRFSENNNAVVIGEEGVILGTKKGIQIVHVEDNITNSLPNDFFLKQNYPNPFNPSTKISWQSPVGSHQTLKVYDVLGNEVATLVNEYKPAGSYEVEWDASVFPSGVYFYQLKVENYIETKKMILLR encoded by the coding sequence ATGAAACATTTAATTAAACTCTCTGTTCTAATTTTAATCTTCCACTATGATATATTTCCACAAGAAGAGTGGTTCTGGCAAAATCCATTACCTCAGGGTAATCACATCCGGGATATCATTGCCCTTGATGAAAATAATATAGTCGCTGGAGGATTATCAGGTGTTCTTACTAAATCTACGGACAGCGGATTAACTTGGAATATTTCTTATATAAGTGAAAATATTTTTTTTGCAAATTTAAAGTATTTCGACTCGGTTAATTATTTGTTTGCCCTCGCTTTTGATTTATCTCTTAGCGGAACAAAATTGTATAAATCAGAAGATATAGGACTCAGTTGGGATTCAACATTTACTTTCAACAATTTGTATATAACTGATTTAGATAAAAATTCTGAAGACGTCTTTTACGCAATCGGAAGTTCTGGTAAAATATTTAGATCTACTGACAGCGGATATAACTGGCAAAATATTTCTTCACCTACAAATAAAAATCTAAGTGGTATACAATTTTTTGATGATCAAAATGGTTGTATCATAGGAAATGACGGTTTAATTCTGAGAACTTCTGATAATGGAGAGAATTGGTCAATCGTGCAGTCTGGTACAAACAACGATATAGCTGCTATAGATTTTTTCGATTCAATGAATGGAATAGCTGTAGGACAAAATTGGAATCAATCAGAAAACACTATTCTTAAAACGACTGATGGTGGTCTGGTTTGGACAAAAATTGCGGTATCCGATACTCTACAAGAACTACTTGACGTTGAATTCATCGATTTACAAAACATTATGATCGTTGGTGGTAATGATGATTATTTTGGTGGAAGGGAGCCAATCGCTCTACGATCCAGCGATGGTGGAGAAACCTGGACAGATTTATCATTCCAATTTCTGAGAGGACTTAATAGCATATCATTTATTAATTCGAACAATGCAGTTTGTGGTGGTTTTGCAGGTGGAATTTATAAAACTAATGACTCAGGCAATAATTGGATTAGATTAAGCAGCGGATTTTTTCCATCATTTACGGATATCAGCACTTTTGACTCTTCAAGTTTTTATACAGTCGGTACAGATTTTTATGAAAACGAAACAATATTACTACATACAGATAATGGAGGGGAGACCTGGATAAAGAAAAATTCTCCGTTAATTTATTCCACGGCAAGCATTGATTTTTTAAATGAAAATTATGGAATGATCATTGGTGATTATCTTATATTCTATACAGAAGACGGATGTAGTACTTGGCACCAAGGTACCATTCCTCCTAATATTTATTTGAATGACGTGGAAATTATTTCAAGCAACAAAGCATTCTTATCAGGATATCAAGGAACATTATTAAAGTCCACAGATGGTGGATCTAACTGGTTTTCAGTCAATAGCAATACAAGCGGGAATTTAGAAAAAATAATATTTAAGGATCAGTCAAATGGAATTATTATTGCCAATGCAGGGTCATCAATTATTACCACAGATGGTGGAGATAATTGGAATCCAATTAATTTTAGTTTTGGATGGTTATGGAATGGAACATTCTTTGGAAATAGTAACATCGCTTTATCGGGATCAGGTGGAAAAATTTATATATCAAAAGATGCGGGACAAACCTGGAATGAAAAAATAGTTGCAGGCTCTGGTACATATATATCAGGAATTGCTTTTAAGGATCCATTAAATGGTACCGCTGTTGGAGAAACAGGCTTAATATTATATACAACTGACGGAGGAGATACCTGGAATCAACAGTTCAGCCCTACTTTAATAGACTTTTATGATATTAGATTTTCAGAGAATAATAATGCTGTAGTCATAGGAGAAGAAGGTGTAATCTTAGGTACAAAAAAAGGAATTCAAATTGTTCATGTAGAAGATAACATAACAAATTCATTGCCAAATGATTTTTTTCTAAAACAAAACTATCCCAACCCGTTTAACCCAAGCACTAAAATTAGTTGGCAGTCACCGGTAGGCAGTCATCAAACTTTAAAAGTTTACGATGTACTTGGTAATGAAGTTGCAACACTTGTTAATGAATATAAACCAGCAGGTAGTTATGAAGTTGAGTGGGATGCTAGTGTATTCCCAAGTGGTGTGTACTTCTATCAGTTGAAAGTTGAAAATTATATTGAGACGAAGAAGATGATTCTGTTGAGATAA